The nucleotide sequence GGGGTTCACACAGAAAAAATAGATAATATTGAACGCAATCCGTTTCGTGtaaattattttcaattataccAATACAGATGATTTTTCCCCTTGTTGAATTcgaattttttatctagcatcctTTTACTGTAAATTATTTTCAAGTATACCAATCGAATTGATAAATGAAATTTTGGaatacaacattttttatctagcatcctttaaatgtaaaatgttTTCAAGTATACCAAACCATTTGATTGTTTACCTTATAAAATTAGAAGTTTTATCTAGTTTAATTTGGGGTAAATGATATTCAAGTATGTCAAGTCCTCgaatttgaaatttttatcaattatcttttaaatgtatattatttttaagcatATCAATTCACTTATCTTTTTAGAGtttgaaagtttttttttagacTTTCCAGAAACAAAGATTgaataaaatttgtatttttatattttgtaacTGTGCCCTcgaaattctaaaattttctaattctattaaATGAAGACTTTATCTTGGAGTACCTATATTTgaattgtattttaaattttcctcTGTGCATCTGCACTTTTAGCCTGAGTTCGAGTTCAAGGTGCAGCACATGGCTGTCGAGTTGTGTGGGAATTATCTAAGGAAAATACGTTACGGCGGGCGGCCAACACCTGTGTCAATGCGGCAGATCGGGCGTTGCGCTGCTTAATTCTTGTAATTAATTTTCCCTGCCACAGACAGACGCACTCACAAACACACAGACAGAAGACCAGAAGagcacacagacagacagagagaaaGGACAATGGAGGATGTCCTGATGCACGGCATTAACTGAGCATGCAAACGATGCGTCAACGATGGTCCTCGTCCTCGGCCCAGGCAGCTAACGCTATTATTTACACAACAAACACTTGTAATTACACAAAGGGGGCGGGATGTGGGTGGCCAGGTGGCAAGGTGGCTGCAGGAGCAGAAGGACGGTGCCGCAATTAAAAGCGAAAGGATAAACACAAATAAATGAGCGACACAAAAGGGGCAGACAAGAAGACGAGAAGGCTGCAGCTGACTTGGCCAACTTGGCTGGCTGGTACCAAGACAAAGGCAACACTCTGGGCCCAAAGACAACAATGACAGGCGGACGGCATTAAATAATTGCTCATACACGAGTGCTACGCACAAAAGCAGTTAGAATAGAATGGAATAGTATGGAAAAGGATGTAACAGGAACCGGAACAGGACAAGCCGGGCAAAAAAGTGTCCAGCACGTGTTGCAGCTCGCCTCGGAAAACGcaaccaaaccaaaccgaaCCAAAACCCAAACCCCTTCCACCTTTTCGGCTCGGTGTGTGAAAACTAGTTAACAGCTTTTATTTACTTGGCAAACAGACTGAAACGTTGTAAAACAACAAATGCTTAAGCCGCAGGATATAAGCATAACAGCACTCACAAGCACACACGTCCTTCCACTGCGGGAAAAGCCAGGATTTATAAACACTAAGAACGTTTTCTTCTTCAAATGTACATCCCGAAACTAATGGTAGAACATAGGATCTTGgagatttaaaatatttgaagtTCTTAAGTTGGATTCATTCTTATAATAGTAAAGCTCTATTGATTAAGGCTTATTATGAGAACAACTCAAATTTATCAATTAAGCTTCTCTTATATTTATAATGATACAAAGTAGATAGTTGTAGTTCCAACTCTgtgataataatataataagaTTATAAAGTAATGCCAATTTAATGtttgttttataatttaaaataggATTGTATCTATTGGTCCAAAATATTGACTTCCGTTTTGGGTACTGATTCTAGGTATTAAGGTACTTTAAATGGCTTTCCGCAGTTTATGTACCTATATATCTTACAGATTGATTGGTTTTTCATCTCAAAAAACTTTTGgatttattttggattttaaaaatatttttaaaacagaGTCTTAGAGCATTTCTCTCTCTGTACTGATCCACTCAGGGACAGAAACACGAGCAGCTTGGCCAAAAAGTCCACGTTGTCCACTGTGGTCAGCGGAATGGAGGCGACGCTGATGGAGGCGAGCGTGCAACTGACTGCGGCGCTCGGACAGCTCATAACCAAAGTgaaaagttggaaaacaataACGGGCAACGATGCGGGGCACACATGTCCTGCCTGAGCAATCGCCTCCGAAGCGTCGTCCTTCAGGCGGGATGGAACCGACGAGGGATGGCCAGGAAAAAGCAGAGAAAACCAGGGAAACGGGCTCCACACCGTGACAAAGTATATGGACCACAATGGGGCAGCTCACTCAGTATTCTCTGCTCGGATGCCGGCTCACAGTTCGGTCAACGTGGCGTATGCACAACCTTGTAAACAGGCCACACACATAAATTACACGCCTTTATTTAGGCGAAACAATGTAAAAACCAAATGCAACTTGATGACAACAACAGGCTGCGTAATGCAGCAACAGAAACAGAAGCAGAAACAAAACTTGGCCACAACGAAACATACAACTTTCAGCAAACAAACGAGCCAAACTAAGCGCTTTCAACTAATGACGACGAGCAGAAACCAAAATTCATTGAAAATGGGCGGCAACAAGTTGAGCCCTGGACTTAGGGACTCGTAAAGTGTGTTGAAAATTCAATGGCCAAGCGATTACAGCCTCAAGATCTATGAAAAACCTGGCAAAACCACTCGAAGTGAAGGATATCGAAGGAAAatgcatacatatatgtatgcatATGTAGGCCGGGCGGTGACAACAAAAGCCTGCTTAATGGCAATAATAACAGATTTTAGCCAACCACAGAGAAAACGTCAGCAGAGGCATCCTTTTTGGCCAGCAGCAGGTCGGTTAATGGCCGGTGAGTGAGGCTGGAAGTCCACTTCAGGTCCAGAGTTTTGGCCATCGAGTGACGACACATGCTTGCAGTCACTTTGAATGAAAATTCATTAAGTGAAAATGCGTAAGCCGGCAGAAGAAACAGACATTTTGGTTGGGGCAGCTTGAGCTTCATCCTCTTAATAGCCGAAAGAGACCACATCACATGGACAACCGCAGACGGGCATTTCCATTGCCACCTCCATCAACCAGGCGATTGGCTCAATTTGCcttcaattaaaaataaattgaggCACCTTGTTCTGCGGCTAACTAAATAGTCGCACCATTCGGTTTTCGGTTTTCAGTTTTCGATGCTCAccccttctttttttttcgagAATCGGGGAACGCGACCACCGCAGTATGGGGccaaaaaaattgattttaacttcGGTTGCCGCCGCTTATTTATAGGCTGAATTGTCATTTTCCTCTTTGCCTTTCTGGTTTTTTACTTCATCCCAATCCCAACAAAGAGTTCTCGAACCGAGAgcataaaacaaacaaatcaCGCACCGATATGCACACATAAAAATGCATAAATATTCTATTTTGAGTTGACATTTTGACAAGTGAATATGAATATTGCAGGCGTAGCGCACAATTTATAATTGATATGTATAAATAATGGACAAAGCCATTTTGTAAATGGGTTTAATGAAATGAACGAGTGTAGCTTTTGTAACAGTCGCCAATTACAAACAAAGCTAAATAAACATTATAGTAAGTAGGGGATCAGACATTAGGATGCCCTAggcaaaaatatatttatttttctagaAATACGATTTCAGGAACGACAAACCtaaattcatttttaattttaatcaattttTCGGACTTAAACACAAGGGATTTggaataaaattcaaatttaaattagaGATTACTTAAATATAGTTTTATAATAACCAATCTACAAATCATTTAAAAACCTGCAGCCGAGGTAGTTTTTCAACATACCCCGTGATCCCAAAATTACAGGTCAAATCagtgaaataaaatatacttAATATGGCACATTTTCCGTTTATTAAAAGCAAAAGTGGACAAAGTCAGTTAGCTGCAATTTCAATTGAATTAAATCGCTTTTTGCTAAGCAACTTTAATTATGCTTGATAGCAAAACAAACCAGAGGCAAATTTGCTTTACACTTCGGATTCGGTTAGCAGGAAATAGGAGCCCAAAAATGTCTGTCATGTTCTAGGGTCTCCGAAGGGTGATAAAAATTTAAAGTCAATTTGAAAAGTTGTTTTCCTGCCTTCAAAGCCCTGATGGAAAGCGGCGAGGAGCAGCTGCAGCTCGAGCTGGACAGGATCTCGGAGGCGAGTCGCCGGGTCAGCAACTTCGATGACCTCATGGAGATAACCAATAACTCGGAGCGTCTGATTGCGAGTGTCAACTCAAGCCTGGACGCCCTCAACTCCGCCCTGGATCACCTGGAGGAGCGGACGGAGAACGTTCTCGTGGAGATTCGACGGCTAATCAGCTCGGAAATGCAGCCGCAGAGTCCACACGACGGGTGCGGAGATCCGGATGCCGGGGTGTAGGCGGGAAATACACTGTAAATTACATTATGTggaataaaaacataaaacacatgaacaacatttttattatatgttttttaattatttaacttatagataagaaaaagaaaacaaccTAGGAATCATTAATTCATTAGCATTCTTCAAGTATAAAGGGTTTCTGTAATGATTAAAAATACAATGATTCTATTAATATGttcaaatattaaattattttatactAATTTAAGTCCATGTTAAAAAATACTATGATTTAccttgatttaaatatttttaaattaaatcattcaatttcttttatatttcaaaatgATCCCATCAAATTGAGATTATCTTTTCTACAACTACTGATGCTAAAATGTTTATAGAAAGGGAAAGTCATTAGTGTATCTGTGTCGAATTGAATTGGGATCGAAAAACTTCGCGGGGGCATTAAAGCCGGCAGAAGATCCATAAAACGACCGAcagtttgtttgttttttatgaGAACTGTAACCCTAGCACACAAATAATTAGTGAGCTATTTTTATGGATCGGCAACGGGGCTGCGCATGCGCAATGAGCACCGAGAATTGAATACTGAACACTGAGTGCCGCGGCAGTAGAAGAATCAGGTGCTGGGGGTCTTCTTCCACAATCTTAATTAGAATTTACATTCTCAAATCGTTGGTATATGAGTGTGTGTTGTTATTTGTGCACATGTTGCAATGCATTTGAAGAACTCGTCGTGCACTTAATCACTTGAGCCGTCGGCACCATATGGGGtccttttttttgtgtttcttGGTGCCGAACGGCATCTGGTGGAGCGTGGAATATGGACCGAGCGGTATAACCTGTTGGCCAGATATGGGGATTGAGCCGAAAATTATGCCACAAAGCTGGCGGCAGAGCCAGCACTCGACAGCGTTTAATTAACAATtaataaaacttttaatttGCTCGCAATTGGCACTGAACTCCGCCGATGACAGCGCTGAATATTAT is from Drosophila suzukii chromosome 3, CBGP_Dsuzu_IsoJpt1.0, whole genome shotgun sequence and encodes:
- the LOC108005587 gene encoding uncharacterized protein: MESGEEQLQLELDRISEASRRVSNFDDLMEITNNSERLIASVNSSLDALNSALDHLEERTENVLVEIRRLISSEMQPQSPHDGCGDPDAGV